One genomic segment of Methanobacterium spitsbergense includes these proteins:
- the rimI gene encoding ribosomal protein S18-alanine N-acetyltransferase produces the protein MIIREFKRPDVKRVLEIEMASFSDPYPANILVDIYNLGAGFLVAQENNRVVGYIIFWIKFEDEGHIISIAVDKSYRRMEVGSKLVETSLNIFKKYNVRKIKLEVRVGNKGARKFYSKMGFKEEKIVEDYYDDNEDAVIMSQT, from the coding sequence ATGATAATAAGAGAATTTAAACGCCCAGACGTCAAAAGAGTCCTTGAAATTGAGATGGCGTCATTCAGTGATCCCTATCCTGCTAATATTCTTGTAGATATTTACAACCTGGGTGCAGGATTTCTTGTTGCCCAGGAAAATAATAGGGTAGTAGGATATATTATATTTTGGATCAAGTTTGAAGATGAAGGTCATATAATATCCATTGCAGTTGATAAAAGTTACAGAAGAATGGAAGTTGGCTCCAAATTAGTTGAAACAAGTCTGAATATCTTTAAGAAATATAATGTGAGAAAGATCAAACTAGAGGTAAGGGTTGGAAACAAAGGGGCCAGAAAATTTTATAGTAAAATGGGATTTAAAGAAGAAAAAATTGTTGAAGATTATTATGATGATAATGAAGACGCAGTTATTATGAGCCAGACTTGA
- a CDS encoding UPF0146 family protein, translating into MWKDFSNYIIANYRNASLIVEVGVGGFPLVALTLQEYLNMDIIMTDIKPYHGQIVVDDITNPNINIYKNASLIYSIRPPEELQPYIKKVAEMVGADLIIKPLSTEFIKPDKGMKLINYKKAIFYQKCNNEMAE; encoded by the coding sequence ATGTGGAAAGATTTTTCAAATTATATCATAGCAAACTATAGGAATGCTTCTTTAATAGTTGAAGTAGGTGTAGGAGGTTTTCCATTGGTTGCCCTTACACTGCAAGAATATCTTAACATGGATATAATCATGACAGATATTAAACCTTACCATGGTCAAATTGTTGTTGATGATATAACCAACCCTAACATAAATATATATAAGAATGCCTCATTGATCTATTCAATTCGCCCACCTGAGGAACTTCAGCCATATATAAAAAAGGTTGCAGAAATGGTAGGTGCAGATCTAATTATAAAACCATTATCAACAGAATTTATAAAACCAGATAAAGGTATGAAACTTATCAATTACAAAAAAGCAATCTTTTACCAGAAGTGTAATAATGAAATGGCAGAATAA
- the carA gene encoding glutamine-hydrolyzing carbamoyl-phosphate synthase small subunit, producing MLKEAKLALEDGTILKGEGFGFETIKTGEVVFATGMTGYVESLTDPSYKGQILMSTYPLQGNYGISKDWFQSDGIKAEGFIVREQNSHPSHRLSEESLSDFLGEYKIPGISGIDTRFLTLKIRRHGAIKGAISTQEIDDEELLKLAVEQENIENIDLVDKVSVKKPQILGEEYKHRAVVLDCGIKRNSINALLKRDIGVVVLPYKTSYKEILDYDPEAMLVSSGPGDPTRVTEAANTVKNLSEKLPIFGICLGQQIISLAFGAKIYKMKFGHRGINQPVKDLNTGKVTITSQNHGFTIDSDSCKDLPIKVTQINLNDGTAEGLEHEELPISSVQYHPEAGPGPHDSDHYFDNFLNILKKY from the coding sequence ATGCTAAAAGAGGCTAAATTAGCTTTAGAAGATGGAACAATACTTAAAGGAGAAGGATTTGGCTTTGAAACAATTAAAACGGGAGAAGTGGTTTTTGCAACTGGAATGACCGGATACGTTGAGTCGCTTACAGACCCCTCTTACAAAGGGCAGATCCTAATGTCAACTTATCCATTACAAGGTAATTATGGGATATCTAAAGATTGGTTCCAGTCCGATGGGATAAAAGCAGAAGGATTTATAGTAAGGGAACAAAACAGCCATCCCTCCCACAGGCTCTCTGAAGAGAGTTTATCTGACTTTTTAGGTGAATATAAAATTCCAGGTATAAGCGGGATTGATACCAGGTTTCTTACACTTAAAATCAGACGTCACGGAGCCATTAAAGGAGCGATTTCAACACAGGAAATTGATGATGAAGAACTTTTGAAGCTAGCAGTTGAACAGGAAAATATCGAAAATATAGACCTTGTGGACAAAGTATCAGTTAAAAAACCTCAAATTTTGGGTGAAGAGTATAAACACAGAGCAGTGGTGCTTGACTGCGGTATAAAACGTAATAGTATAAACGCCCTCCTAAAACGGGATATAGGTGTTGTTGTTCTACCTTACAAAACTAGTTATAAAGAAATTTTAGATTATGATCCCGAGGCCATGCTTGTTTCAAGTGGGCCTGGAGATCCAACAAGAGTTACAGAGGCAGCTAATACAGTTAAAAATTTATCTGAGAAACTTCCAATATTTGGAATCTGTCTTGGTCAACAGATTATATCGTTAGCCTTCGGTGCAAAAATATATAAGATGAAATTCGGTCACAGGGGAATAAATCAACCAGTAAAAGATCTTAACACAGGTAAAGTTACTATAACCTCCCAAAACCATGGTTTCACAATTGATTCAGATTCGTGTAAAGATTTACCAATTAAAGTGACACAGATAAATCTTAACGATGGAACTGCTGAAGGACTGGAACATGAAGAACTTCCAATTTCTAGTGTACAGTACCATCCAGAAGCTGGCCCTGGACCTCATGACTCTGACCATTACTTCGACAATTTCCTCAATATATTAAAGAAATACTAA
- a CDS encoding calcium-translocating P-type ATPase, PMCA-type, whose product MKWQNKNTEDVLNSLKSTNNGLTSGEVQKRQDIYGKNELIEEEKPGPITKFLGQFKDFLIILLIIAAIAAALIGDIIDAIVILIVVILNAVVSFIQENRAENAMEQLKNMTSSEAVVIRDGEPKKITASELTIGDVVILEEGDNIPADLRLLKSYDLMVDESALTGESKPSKKDENVLSEDETTNLTFMDSYVASGRARGVVVEIGMNTAIGKIAEMIQGEEQKTPLQDRIHGLGKLMGLIAIVVCTGVFTLQFFKGVPLVTNFLTAVSLAVAAVPEGLPAIMTLTLALGMQRMAKSNAVVRKLLAVETLGSCTTICTDKTGTLTKNKMAVRQTKITSPEMAFKISALCNNSSISNGKVIGDPTDGAMLVYADENGYNRQELETKHKRIFEIPLDSERKRMTTVNEFNGDKYVLTKGAPEIIIERCNMVEENGELSQITDENRMEVLDDLKEMTSEALRVLALAYRNMGPDEGFDDKAALENDLIYVGLVGMMDPPRKEAKEAVALCEKAGIKVVMITGDNKDTAAAIASEIGILKGGKVLTGSDLEKIDDDKFKDMVQNVSVYARVFPEQKVRIVDALKSQGQVVAMTGDGVNDAPALKKAAIGVAMGSGTDVAKESADMLLQDDNFATIVEAVKEGRTIFDNIKRFVKFQLSTNIGAILTITVASLVSLPIPFNPIQILWINIIMDGPPAQSLGVEPSEAGVMERTPSSGNIIPKRNLIRIGIAGIVMSVGTLLLYYYELSSGASVITAMTIAFTVFVMYQIFNVFNCKAKGMIPNKTLLIAVLASFLLQLCVIYLPYLQGIFRTTGITIMDWLLILLVASTIFLSEFISEKVIK is encoded by the coding sequence ATGAAATGGCAGAATAAAAATACAGAAGATGTTTTAAATTCATTAAAATCTACCAATAATGGATTGACCAGTGGAGAAGTACAGAAAAGGCAAGATATTTATGGAAAAAATGAACTGATTGAAGAAGAAAAACCAGGACCCATAACCAAGTTTTTGGGGCAGTTCAAAGATTTCCTTATAATATTACTTATAATTGCAGCTATAGCAGCTGCATTAATAGGAGACATAATAGATGCAATTGTAATACTTATCGTTGTCATTTTAAATGCAGTTGTGAGTTTTATACAAGAAAATCGTGCAGAAAATGCAATGGAACAGCTTAAAAACATGACATCTTCAGAAGCTGTAGTTATTCGTGATGGAGAACCAAAGAAAATTACTGCAAGCGAACTTACAATCGGGGATGTTGTTATACTTGAAGAGGGTGACAACATTCCTGCAGACCTAAGATTATTAAAAAGCTACGATCTTATGGTGGATGAATCCGCTTTAACCGGCGAATCAAAACCTTCAAAAAAAGATGAAAATGTACTGTCCGAAGATGAAACTACCAATCTTACTTTTATGGATTCATATGTAGCTTCAGGACGAGCAAGGGGTGTTGTAGTTGAAATTGGAATGAATACTGCCATAGGTAAAATTGCTGAAATGATTCAGGGTGAAGAGCAAAAAACACCTCTTCAAGATAGAATACATGGCCTTGGTAAACTGATGGGTTTAATAGCAATTGTTGTTTGTACCGGTGTTTTTACGCTGCAATTCTTTAAGGGAGTGCCATTAGTAACCAACTTCTTGACAGCAGTTTCACTTGCAGTTGCTGCTGTGCCAGAGGGATTACCTGCAATAATGACGCTTACACTTGCACTTGGAATGCAGAGAATGGCTAAAAGTAATGCAGTCGTACGAAAATTACTTGCAGTGGAAACATTGGGTTCTTGTACAACAATTTGTACAGATAAAACCGGTACATTAACAAAAAATAAGATGGCTGTTCGCCAGACAAAGATAACCTCACCTGAAATGGCATTCAAAATATCTGCACTGTGCAATAATTCGAGTATATCCAATGGGAAAGTAATAGGAGATCCAACTGATGGTGCAATGCTAGTTTATGCTGATGAGAATGGATACAACAGACAAGAACTAGAAACGAAGCATAAAAGAATTTTTGAAATACCACTGGACAGTGAAAGAAAGAGGATGACAACTGTAAATGAATTTAATGGAGATAAATATGTTCTTACAAAGGGAGCTCCTGAGATTATCATTGAACGCTGCAACATGGTTGAAGAAAATGGGGAACTTAGTCAGATAACCGATGAAAATAGAATGGAAGTACTGGATGATCTTAAGGAAATGACATCCGAAGCTCTGAGGGTTTTGGCCTTGGCATACAGAAATATGGGGCCTGATGAAGGGTTTGATGATAAAGCAGCACTTGAAAATGATCTGATATATGTTGGATTGGTGGGAATGATGGATCCACCAAGAAAGGAGGCAAAAGAAGCAGTTGCCCTCTGTGAAAAAGCAGGGATCAAAGTTGTGATGATCACAGGAGATAACAAAGATACTGCTGCTGCAATTGCTTCTGAAATAGGTATTTTAAAGGGTGGGAAAGTTTTAACCGGATCAGATCTTGAAAAAATTGATGATGATAAATTTAAAGATATGGTTCAAAATGTTAGTGTATATGCTCGTGTTTTCCCCGAACAGAAAGTTAGAATTGTTGATGCTCTAAAATCACAGGGACAAGTAGTAGCCATGACAGGGGATGGTGTAAATGATGCACCGGCACTTAAAAAAGCAGCTATAGGTGTTGCAATGGGTTCTGGTACAGATGTTGCCAAGGAATCTGCAGATATGTTGCTTCAAGACGATAACTTTGCAACAATCGTTGAAGCTGTTAAAGAGGGACGTACCATATTTGATAACATAAAACGATTTGTTAAATTTCAACTTTCAACAAACATAGGTGCTATATTAACCATTACAGTCGCATCTCTTGTTAGTCTTCCAATACCATTCAATCCAATACAGATACTTTGGATAAATATAATAATGGATGGTCCTCCTGCTCAGTCACTGGGTGTTGAACCTTCAGAAGCAGGAGTAATGGAAAGGACACCAAGCAGCGGAAACATCATACCCAAGCGAAACCTAATTAGGATTGGAATTGCAGGAATTGTAATGAGTGTAGGCACACTTTTACTTTACTACTACGAATTGTCCAGCGGTGCAAGTGTAATAACGGCAATGACCATTGCTTTCACTGTATTTGTGATGTACCAGATATTCAATGTTTTCAACTGCAAAGCAAAGGGAATGATCCCCAATAAAACTTTATTAATAGCTGTTTTAGCATCGTTTTTGCTTCAGTTATGTGTTATTTATTTGCCTTATTTGCAGGGGATCTTCAGAACAACCGGAATTACAATAATGGACTGGCTTCTCATTTTATTAGTGGCTTCAACCATATTTTTAAGTGAATTTATTAGTGAAAAGGTGATAAAATGA
- a CDS encoding multiprotein bridging factor aMBF1, with amino-acid sequence MRCEICGKKLVEEPLKTKIDGSIMLTCKECSKFGKIQREAPKPKRPGAPRGSRATKRVQRPREPAEEVVENFKDIVRQAREKKGWSREELAEKIYEKASVVGRIESGKMVPDLKLAKKIEKLMNVVLIEKTDEVSADEMGHSKIKGSTIGDIARIKRN; translated from the coding sequence ATGAGATGTGAGATATGTGGAAAAAAATTAGTGGAAGAACCTCTGAAGACTAAAATAGATGGTTCAATAATGCTTACTTGTAAAGAATGCTCAAAATTTGGTAAAATACAGAGAGAAGCTCCAAAACCCAAAAGACCAGGAGCACCAAGGGGCAGTAGGGCAACCAAGAGAGTTCAAAGGCCAAGAGAACCGGCCGAAGAAGTTGTTGAAAATTTTAAAGATATAGTTAGGCAAGCAAGAGAGAAGAAAGGATGGTCTCGTGAAGAACTTGCAGAGAAAATATATGAAAAAGCATCTGTTGTAGGAAGGATAGAATCAGGTAAAATGGTGCCGGATCTAAAGCTTGCAAAGAAAATAGAGAAATTAATGAATGTTGTTCTGATAGAAAAAACAGATGAGGTTTCAGCAGATGAAATGGGTCATTCAAAAATTAAAGGATCCACAATTGGAGATATTGCTCGAATAAAAAGAAATTAA
- a CDS encoding Mur ligase family protein — MNSSDNIKKTLENDSNVYGVVGICGVVGNLIVRMLMDRKLNVLGSDIHEKKDCEYLYTLTGYNIPLYLTAHPESFLNKLDYIIPPPSLNEDSDLYKKIADYKINILPVEDCLKIFKPEKPVLCITGTNGKTTTTTLLKHICRSAGLKPTEHGFRNLQGNIDYIPPLQARLAGDVAVLETGTFGKTGDLKLLVESCEPDCGIVTNINPDHLDQDHDFMDYAKIKGEFIEYFKNKPIIVNSDDPTIFGLVTQENVITFGLDPKKSGGGYKTCWCGRQIKIEETITGSGLYSCECGLTRPEPDYLAMEIDETKGRFKLQTKDFVVNIQMKLVGLHNVYNSIGAIAAAREFFNIPLNNIVDAVESFEGVPGRIEHLFNYNGMDVILDYGHNPAGIETVVTELKKVYSSITVVLTVSSESGESGDNEILSKVLEIGDFIVPASFASRKAAEKQSEYISSGKIILTDMSSIKFKKGTLGATSDQVVEGVKKGLNCDTKALVCLGEAAYKYKEDILKCKELK; from the coding sequence ATGAATAGCTCAGATAACATTAAAAAAACATTAGAAAATGATTCTAATGTTTATGGTGTTGTTGGAATATGTGGTGTTGTGGGAAACCTCATAGTAAGAATGTTAATGGATCGTAAACTCAATGTATTGGGTTCAGACATTCATGAAAAGAAAGATTGCGAATATTTATATACATTAACGGGTTATAATATCCCTTTATATTTAACAGCTCATCCTGAATCATTTTTGAATAAGTTAGATTATATAATTCCTCCCCCAAGTCTCAATGAAGACTCAGATCTTTATAAGAAAATAGCAGATTATAAAATTAATATTTTACCTGTTGAAGATTGTCTGAAAATTTTCAAACCTGAAAAACCCGTTCTATGCATAACTGGTACTAATGGGAAAACCACTACCACCACACTTTTGAAACACATATGTAGGAGTGCTGGTTTAAAACCCACAGAACACGGCTTCAGAAATTTGCAGGGAAATATTGATTATATACCACCATTACAAGCTAGACTTGCAGGTGATGTGGCTGTTCTTGAAACAGGTACATTTGGAAAAACAGGAGATCTTAAATTACTAGTTGAAAGTTGCGAACCAGATTGTGGAATAGTAACGAATATTAACCCGGACCATCTCGATCAAGATCATGATTTTATGGATTATGCAAAAATTAAAGGAGAATTTATTGAATACTTCAAAAATAAACCGATTATAGTGAATTCAGATGATCCTACTATTTTTGGTCTTGTTACTCAAGAAAATGTTATAACCTTTGGACTCGATCCTAAAAAATCGGGAGGGGGATACAAAACATGCTGGTGTGGAAGGCAAATTAAAATTGAAGAAACAATCACAGGTTCGGGTTTATACAGTTGTGAATGTGGTTTAACTAGACCGGAACCAGATTATCTTGCAATGGAAATTGATGAAACAAAGGGAAGATTCAAACTCCAAACAAAGGATTTTGTGGTTAATATACAAATGAAATTAGTTGGACTTCATAATGTGTACAACTCAATTGGTGCAATTGCTGCAGCTAGAGAATTCTTTAATATACCCTTAAATAATATTGTGGATGCCGTTGAAAGTTTTGAAGGTGTTCCCGGTAGAATTGAACATTTATTTAATTATAACGGTATGGATGTTATCCTTGATTACGGGCACAATCCTGCAGGTATTGAAACCGTTGTTACAGAATTAAAAAAGGTTTATAGCAGTATCACTGTTGTACTTACTGTTTCTTCCGAATCTGGAGAGTCGGGAGATAATGAAATATTAAGCAAAGTTCTAGAAATAGGAGATTTTATTGTTCCTGCTTCATTTGCCTCAAGGAAAGCTGCTGAAAAACAAAGTGAATATATTTCCTCGGGCAAAATCATACTCACAGACATGTCCTCAATTAAATTCAAAAAGGGCACCCTTGGAGCAACCTCTGATCAGGTGGTAGAAGGAGTTAAAAAGGGTTTAAATTGTGATACAAAGGCCTTAGTCTGTCTTGGTGAAGCAGCATATAAATACAAAGAAGATATTCTCAAATGTAAAGAATTAAAATAA
- a CDS encoding DUF356 domain-containing protein has product MALILIRAEDQGKLLNTIADIERHAGLKVAGKPRILNPKTADEIAGKILKQELRSKSDIAVLIRVEDDTTKSIVHIRKIHPPAHVIVISEEYGEFKDLEQLFNGLTYLKGYYSHKNKGN; this is encoded by the coding sequence ATGGCTTTAATTTTAATTCGGGCAGAAGATCAAGGAAAACTTTTGAATACAATCGCAGACATTGAAAGACATGCAGGATTGAAAGTGGCTGGAAAGCCAAGGATATTAAACCCTAAAACTGCCGATGAAATTGCAGGAAAGATATTAAAACAAGAATTAAGATCAAAATCAGATATAGCAGTTCTTATTCGTGTAGAAGATGACACAACCAAAAGCATTGTTCATATAAGGAAGATACACCCTCCTGCCCATGTTATAGTAATTAGTGAGGAGTATGGTGAATTTAAAGATTTGGAACAATTATTTAATGGACTTACATACCTGAAGGGTTATTATTCCCATAAAAACAAAGGAAATTAA
- the cobK gene encoding precorrin-6A reductase has product MKVMVMAGTSDAVKIISKLAELEDIEVIATTTTKYGGDLAVTAGANEIIVGRMGIHEIEDLITVNEIDILIDATHPFAVDASLNAVKSAKSSGIMYIRFERPSIEIPGHEQVFEVSSFEEAAKKAIEIVKENVNCRVMHFAGVSTLHYMIKWINPQFMVARVLPVVYSLKKCLEMGIPSENIIAMQGTFSKKFNMALMQEYGVGVAVTKESGETGGTSTKIAAAIDLEIPIIIVKRPVVNEIKNEITFTDVVDVLNHIQHQNL; this is encoded by the coding sequence ATGAAGGTCATGGTCATGGCCGGTACCTCTGATGCAGTGAAAATTATAAGTAAATTAGCAGAGCTTGAAGATATTGAAGTAATTGCAACCACTACAACAAAATATGGTGGTGATCTTGCTGTTACAGCTGGTGCAAATGAGATTATTGTTGGTCGAATGGGAATACATGAAATCGAAGATCTTATAACCGTAAATGAGATTGATATTTTGATTGATGCTACCCACCCATTCGCAGTTGACGCAAGTTTAAATGCTGTAAAATCCGCCAAAAGTTCAGGTATAATGTATATTCGTTTTGAGAGGCCATCAATAGAAATTCCGGGTCACGAACAAGTGTTTGAAGTATCTTCGTTCGAAGAAGCTGCCAAAAAAGCAATTGAAATTGTTAAAGAAAATGTTAACTGCAGGGTAATGCATTTTGCAGGTGTTTCAACACTTCACTATATGATCAAATGGATCAATCCTCAGTTCATGGTTGCAAGAGTACTTCCAGTAGTTTATTCCCTGAAAAAATGTCTTGAAATGGGAATTCCTAGTGAGAATATTATTGCAATGCAGGGAACATTTTCAAAGAAGTTCAACATGGCATTAATGCAAGAATATGGGGTGGGAGTAGCTGTAACCAAGGAAAGCGGTGAGACAGGAGGTACTTCAACAAAAATAGCAGCTGCTATTGATTTAGAAATTCCAATAATAATAGTTAAAAGGCCTGTGGTTAATGAAATTAAAAATGAGATAACATTTACAGATGTTGTTGATGTTTTGAATCATATTCAACATCAAAATTTATAA
- a CDS encoding proteasome-activating nucleotidase: protein MENMSPNVLKKIEDLKTEIKILKEDNTKTKRNLMWKVRKLEKDKVLIENEKMRLDREVKSLRGEIERFRSPPLVIATITEVLDDGRVVVKSSTGPNFVIGYSRFLDEKSLEPGVRVALNQQTFSIVHVLPSEKDPIVTGMEVDEKPDVAYEQIGGLEEQIVEIKETVELPLKKPELFINIGIEPPKGVLLYGPPGTGKTLLAKAVAHETNATFIKIVASEFVKKYIGEGARLVRGVFELAKEKSPSIIFIDEIDAIAAKRLKSSTSGDREVQRTLMQLLAEMDGFEGRGDVGIVAATNRPDILDPALLRPGRFDRFIEVPIPNEDGRMEILKIHTKKMTLEEDVDIRHIASLSEGASGADLKAICTESGMFAIREERSTVTMNDFMDAVDKIVGMEHDEEMKKEAGVMFG from the coding sequence ATGGAAAACATGTCCCCAAATGTATTGAAAAAGATTGAAGACCTTAAAACGGAGATAAAAATCCTAAAAGAGGATAACACTAAAACCAAACGCAACCTCATGTGGAAAGTTAGGAAGCTTGAAAAGGATAAGGTCCTGATCGAAAATGAGAAAATGAGGCTGGACAGAGAAGTAAAATCTCTTAGGGGAGAGATTGAAAGATTCAGATCACCTCCATTGGTAATAGCTACAATAACTGAAGTATTAGATGACGGTAGGGTAGTTGTAAAAAGCAGCACAGGCCCTAATTTTGTAATTGGATATTCACGATTCTTAGATGAAAAGTCACTTGAACCAGGTGTTCGTGTGGCCCTTAACCAGCAGACATTCAGTATAGTACATGTTCTGCCATCAGAAAAAGACCCTATTGTTACGGGCATGGAAGTAGATGAAAAACCTGACGTTGCATATGAACAGATAGGTGGATTAGAGGAACAAATAGTAGAAATTAAGGAAACTGTTGAATTACCTCTTAAAAAACCTGAACTGTTTATCAACATAGGTATTGAACCTCCAAAGGGAGTTCTGTTATATGGACCTCCAGGAACAGGAAAAACTCTTCTTGCAAAAGCAGTTGCACATGAAACAAATGCAACATTCATTAAGATAGTTGCATCTGAATTTGTTAAAAAATATATAGGTGAAGGTGCAAGACTAGTTAGAGGAGTATTTGAGCTTGCAAAGGAGAAATCCCCAAGTATTATATTCATTGACGAAATCGATGCAATAGCAGCAAAAAGACTGAAAAGTTCCACCAGCGGTGACAGAGAAGTTCAGAGAACTTTAATGCAACTGCTTGCTGAAATGGATGGTTTCGAAGGAAGGGGAGATGTTGGAATTGTTGCAGCAACCAACAGACCAGATATACTTGATCCTGCCCTGTTAAGACCTGGACGATTCGATAGATTCATCGAAGTTCCAATTCCAAATGAAGATGGTAGAATGGAAATATTAAAGATCCATACCAAAAAAATGACTTTGGAAGAAGATGTAGATATACGGCATATTGCATCACTTTCAGAAGGTGCTTCCGGTGCCGATCTAAAAGCAATATGTACTGAATCCGGTATGTTTGCAATAAGGGAAGAGAGATCTACTGTAACAATGAACGATTTCATGGACGCTGTTGACAAAATAGTAGGAATGGAACACGACGAAGAAATGAAAAAAGAAGCTGGAGTCATGTTTGGATAA
- a CDS encoding Mur ligase family protein — MKCIVIGAGNAGRPAARILNHTGNKVILTDKKLIEEFPASVQKTLKIMEKEGIELLMGSDISSCMENIDSAYISPTVPENSSIRHLIHDNHIKILTNEYISELINNLLELDVIGITGTLGKTSTTHILSEIFKNAGYKVWTCSSRIGNLLSEVIVDGIIGGLHKKNNIAVLELPHGTSRLMSQVDLNVGVITNIYPDHLDEFDYSMEKYIARKLFIANSSKILISGIQCKEYIEPLRNNTIYYCAENDNCEVNGKLEKGLIDIDYNIPELGIKGRFESPFKLLGYYFENSIAASAAALAYGLNETSIINGLKSFKGIAGHMEYIGNYKGRKVHFDAAFVPEGLINTLESFQDQKLVVLIDNPDSTNPRDKYKVGEVVGRYADVIICSGYNETTKKLDIEAANDVINGAADSEAIKMSVEDMITAGDLSIKYSNPGCIILHVGPGAITNYDDVKSKMMMGIKEGCKKYE; from the coding sequence ATGAAATGTATAGTTATTGGCGCAGGTAATGCAGGACGTCCAGCAGCAAGGATCCTGAACCACACAGGAAATAAAGTTATTTTAACGGATAAAAAACTCATTGAAGAGTTTCCAGCTTCAGTACAGAAAACACTCAAAATAATGGAAAAAGAAGGAATAGAACTTCTTATGGGTTCTGATATCTCTTCCTGTATGGAAAATATTGATTCGGCTTATATATCTCCTACAGTGCCAGAAAACTCATCAATAAGACATTTAATCCATGATAATCATATTAAAATATTGACCAATGAGTACATTTCAGAATTAATAAACAATTTGCTGGAATTGGATGTTATAGGGATCACAGGAACCCTTGGAAAAACCAGTACAACACATATTCTGTCAGAGATCTTCAAAAATGCAGGTTATAAAGTATGGACTTGTTCATCCCGTATAGGCAATCTTCTAAGTGAAGTTATAGTTGATGGAATTATTGGTGGTCTTCACAAGAAAAACAATATAGCAGTTCTAGAACTTCCACATGGAACATCAAGATTAATGTCACAAGTAGATCTTAATGTTGGGGTAATTACCAACATTTATCCCGATCATTTGGATGAATTTGACTATTCAATGGAAAAATATATCGCCCGCAAATTATTCATTGCAAATTCAAGTAAGATTTTAATTTCAGGAATACAGTGCAAGGAATATATTGAACCTTTAAGAAACAATACAATTTATTACTGTGCAGAAAATGATAATTGTGAGGTTAATGGAAAATTAGAGAAGGGATTAATTGATATAGATTATAATATTCCAGAACTAGGGATTAAAGGCAGGTTTGAATCACCATTCAAATTACTCGGATACTATTTTGAAAACTCCATTGCAGCTTCTGCAGCTGCACTAGCGTATGGACTCAATGAAACTTCAATAATAAATGGTTTGAAAAGTTTTAAAGGAATTGCAGGACATATGGAGTATATTGGCAATTACAAAGGGAGAAAAGTACATTTTGATGCGGCATTTGTACCAGAAGGGCTTATCAATACACTTGAAAGCTTTCAGGATCAAAAACTTGTTGTTCTCATTGACAATCCCGACAGCACCAATCCAAGGGACAAGTACAAAGTAGGAGAAGTTGTTGGAAGATATGCAGATGTTATAATTTGCAGCGGATATAATGAAACAACAAAAAAACTTGATATTGAAGCAGCAAATGATGTTATTAATGGGGCTGCGGATTCTGAAGCTATTAAAATGTCTGTTGAGGATATGATAACCGCAGGAGATTTATCAATTAAATATTCAAATCCAGGATGTATTATTTTACATGTTGGTCCTGGTGCCATAACCAACTACGATGATGTTAAGTCTAAGATGATGATGGGTATCAAAGAGGGATGTAAAAAATATGAATAG